One Acropora palmata chromosome 2, jaAcrPala1.3, whole genome shotgun sequence genomic window carries:
- the LOC141865093 gene encoding uncharacterized protein LOC141865093, with the protein MQCSWATVQEYLSDELASDSEDEKRLFRSERRAEKKVKDAKKKRYQKYQHQRFQPYPPFNPNQRSSLPNSDANSNTGSRFGRDLGVRGRQIGSCFNAGNMVIWPPIVLAKLANARSD; encoded by the exons ATGCAG TGCAGTTGGGCCACCGTTCAAGAGTACCTTTCGGACGAATTGGCATCTGACTCGGAGGACGAGAAAAGGTTATTTCGCTCGGAGAGGAGAGCAGAGAAGAAAGTTAAGGATGCGAAGAAGAAGCGCTATCAGAAGTATCAGCATCAGAGATTTCAGCCTTATCCACCGTTCAACCCTAACCAGCGTTCTTCCTTACCGAATTCAGATGCGAATTCTAATACAGGGAGTCGTTTTGGCCGTGATCTAGGCGTTCGTGGTCGACAGATTGGCTCGTGTTTTAA TGCTGGGAATATGGTCATTTGGCCTCCAATTGTTCTAGCAAAACTGGCGAACGCTCGAAGTGATTAG